CCTTTTTTATTTCCGGGAAACCAATTTTGAACGGTGGAATATTTGACTTCAGAATTTTCCAAAGCTATAATTTCCACTACAGCTGCATGTAATTGATTTTCTTTTCTTTGTGGAGCAGTACATCCTTCTAAATAACTCACATAAGAATCTTGATCTGCAATAATCAAAGTTCTTTCAAATTGACCTGTCCCATTTTCGTTAATTCGAAAATATGTTGATAATTCCATAGGACAACGAATTCCTTTTGGAATATAACAAAAAGAACCATCTGAAAAAACAGCTGAATTAAGAGCTGCATAAAAATTATCCTTTTTTGAAACTACTGAACCTAAATATTTTCTAACAATTTCTGGACATTTCTTTAAAGCATCATTGATAGAACAAAATATAATACCTTTATCTCTCAATTTTTTCTGAAACGTAGTGGCTAAAGAAACAGAATCTAATACTATATCTGTAGCTACTCCCGAAAGGGTTTTTCTTTCTTCTATAGGAACTCCTAATTTTTCAAATGTCTTTATTAATTCTGGATCTACTTCTTCTAACTTATTTAAGTTTATTTTTTTTTTAGGAGCGGAGTAATAACTTATTTCTTGAAATTTTGGAACATTATATTTGATATTCGCCCATTTTGGATATTTCATTTTTTTCCATAGATGATAGGAATCTAATCTCCATTCTAACATCCATGTTGGTTCATTTTTCTTTTTTGTTATCAGGCGAATAATATCCTCGTTTAATCCTACTGGGATTTTATCTGATTCTATTGGAGTGTAAAATCCATATTTATACTCAGATTCAGTAAATTTTTTTAGTATTTTGTTGTTTTCTTTCATTATGATTTATGATGAAAAACTTTTTCCACATCCACAAGTGTGTTTTGCATTAGGATTTTTGAAATAAAATCCTTTTCCATTTAATCCATCCGAATATTCCAACGTTGTTCCTTCCAAATAAGGAATACTATTTTGATCTATCAATATTTTCATTTCTTGATGCTGAAAAAGTCTGTCTCCTTTTTGTTTTTCTTGATCAAAAGTCAGTTCATATGACATTCCTGAACATCCTCCACTTTTAACACCAAACCTGACGAAAGAAACATTATGAGAAAACCCCTCCTCTTTCATAAGAGAAATCAATTTACTTTTAGCTTTTTCAGATATAAAAACCATAATATTTACAATTTTAAAGTTAAAGACAAAGATATATAATCAATTTTCATTATTTTCATTTAAAAACCAAGCAATTTTTGTAATTCCTTCTTTTATTCCCCATTTTTCTGACATTCCAGCATTAATTTCTAAAACATATTTTATTGTCGAAGGAAAATCAATTTTTTCAATTTCTCTCATAGGACTGACATTCTTATTCACAAAAAAAACAGTATCAAATTGATTTATATAAATAATATCTAAAGGAATTCTCATATTTTTCATATCAATCTTCTTATATTCTTCTTGATGATTTAACAAAAACAACATTCCTCTATTCTCTTTCAAAAAAGATCTATATTTTAATCCATTCCTTTTTTCTGTATCTCTATCGGCTAATTCTATATCTATTTTTTTGATAATAGAATTTTTGTTTTTCATATATAATTCTCCATGTTTAACGAATTTTATTTCCAATAGATCTCCTACAGCCATATTTGGGTCTAAAAAAAAATCATCATCACTTCTTTCAGAAGAAGAAATAAAAAAGAATAAAACCACTATCAGTGTAAAAAAAACATGAATTTTTTTCATTATGAAAAAAAATATTCTTTGATTCTTAATTTAAGAAGAAATAACCCAAAAATAATACAAGGAATGCTGAGCCATTGTCCTGTATTTAAATATAAAAAATTAAAAACTTCCTTTCCTTGTGGTTCTTTTAAAAATTCTAATATAAAACGTGCAGACCAAAGAAAAGTAAAAAATATTCCAGATAAAAATCCATTATCAACCTTTTTCCTATTATATAAATACCATAGCAATAAAAAAATAAATAGATAACTAATCGATTCATATATTTGTGCAGGATGTCTAGGTACTATTTCTCCATATTCTGTATCCATTTGGACAAATTTCACTGCCCAAGGTAATTTTGTGTTACATGGTTTTCCCACTATTTCAGAATTAAAAAAATTTCCTATTCTAATAAAAGAAGCTGATATAGCTGCTGCTATGCATAATCTATCACATATCCAAATAAAAGATTTTTTAAGTATTTTTTTACTATAAAAAAAACTGGATAAAATAATCCCTATAGTTGCTCCATGACTAGACAATCCTCTATAACCAATAAATTCATAACCTTTTATCAAACCTAATAAAGAGTGATGATTGTTTTCTCTGATAGGAAGTAATGCTTCTATCCAATGATCCGAAAAATAAGAAAAATCATAAAATAAAACTTGTCCTAATCTTGCACCGATAAGAGTTCCAAAGAAAGTGTATATTAACAAAGGATCCAAATATTTTTGATGTATATTTTCATTTTTATAAATAGACTTCATAATGCACCATCCTAACAAAAAAGAAATGATAAACATCAGACTATAAATGTGAATAGAAAAACCTTTCCATAAAGAAAATTTATGAATAGGATCCCAATTAATATATTCTAACATTTTCATAAAAATTAAATCATAGGAGGATCAAAACCTGAATTCCCCCAAGGATAACATTTAATAATTCTCTTAAAACCCATGAAAATGGCTTTAAAAATATTCCATCTTTTCAGAGATAGAATCATATAATCTGAACAAGTGGGAATATATCTGCAGTTATTTCCTATCCATGGAGATAGACCTATTTGGTATAGCTGAATACTTTTTATAAAAAAATTTTTTATAATTATCATACAATATGAATTTTATTTTTTTTTAATGAAATTCAAAGAAGAACCAGCTTTAAACCATTGAATTTGCCTTTCATTATAAGAATGTTGAACTATGATTTTTTCTTTATCTCCATTATAATGAATTAATTCTACATCTACATTTTTTTTTGGTTGAATATCTCTTATATAAAAATGAAAAATATCTTCTTCTTGAATTTTCTGATAATCAGAAGAATTTAAAAAGGTTAAAGCTAAAACTCCTTGTTTTTTTAAATTAGTTTCATGTATTCTGGAAAAGGATTTCACAAGAACAACACGAACTCCTAAAAAACGAGGTTGCATTGCTGCATGTTCTCTTGAAGAACCTTCTCCATAATTCTCCTCCCCTACAATCAGGGTGGGTATATTTTTTGATTTATAAAATTTAGCCATATCAGGAACCGTCCCATAATTTCCTGTTATAACATTTTTTATTTTGTTTCTTTTATGATTAAAAGCATTAACCGCTCCAATTAATAAATTTTCAGAAATTTTTTCCAGATGACCTCTATATTTTAGCCAAGGTCCAGCCATTGAAATATGATCTGTTGTACATTTCCCTTTAATTTTCATTAAAAGTCTTACATTAAGCAAATGATCTCCATTCCATGCTGGAAATGGAGATAAAATTTGTAATCTTTTCGAATTTTTTTTTATTATTACAGATAACTTTTTTTTGTCTTCTGAAGGGAATTCATATCCTAATTCTTCTGTTTCAAAATTCCTTTTAGGAAGTTCCATGGTCTTAGGTTCTTCAAATTTAACATATTCACCTATCTCATTTCTTAACGTGTCTTTTCTAGGATCAAAAGTTAAATCACCAGAGAAAACTAAAGCAGTAACAATTTCCGGAGAAGCAATAAAAGCATGTGTATTTGGATTTCCATCATTACGAGATGAAAAATTTCTATTAAAAGAGTGAATGATCGTATTTTTCACATTATTTTTACTACTCTTTCTAAACCATTGGCCAATACAAGGGCCACAAGCATTGGAAAATATTTTTGCTCCAATATCCTGAAAATCAGAAATAAATCCTTTTTCTTTTATCAAAGAGTAAACTTTTTTTGATCCTGGTGTTACTAAATATTCAGAAGAGATTTTTAACTTTTTATCTTTTGCTTGTTGAATAATAGATATTGCTTTTGATAAGTCTTCAAAAGAAGAATTTGCACATGAACCAATTAACCCAATCTCTATCCTAGTTGGCCAATGATTTTTTAGCGCTTCTTCTTTCATTTTAGAAATAGGAGTTGCCTTGTCAGGGGTAAAAGGACCATTAATGTATGGTTCTAAAACATTTAAATCGATTTCTATTACTTTATCATAATAATTATATGGATTACGATCAACTTCTATGTCTGCTTTCAAAAAATCTTTTATTTTTTCAGTCATGGTAGAAACTTTTTCTCTTCCATTTTTATCCAAATAATTTTTCATTCTAACATCATAAGGAAATAAAGAAGCAGTAGCTCCTATCTCTGCTCCCATATTACATATCGTTGCTTTTCCTACACAAGAAATATGATTAGTTCCTTTTCCAAAATATTCAATAATATGATTTGTAGCTCCTGAAACTCCAATCATTCCAGATAATTTTAATATTATATCTTTGGGAGAAGTCCACCCATTCATCTTTCCTTTTAAATGAACTCCAATTATTTTGGGAAATTTTAACTCTAAAAAATAACCAGACATAACCTCAGCAGCATCAGATCCTCCTACTCCTATTGCTAACATTCCTAAGCCTCCTGCATTAGGAGTGTGAGAGTCAGTTCCTATCATCATTCCTCCAGGAAAAGCATAATTTTCTAAAACAACTTGATGAATAATGCCTGATCCGGGCGCCCAAAAATCTATTCCATATTTATGTGATGCTGATTTTAAGAAATTATAAATTTCTTCATTTTCTTTTATAGTATTTTCTAAATCGATCTTTGATCCATTTTTTGCGTATATCAAATGGTCACAATGAACAGTAGTAGGTATAAATGTTTTACATTTTTGTGTTTGCATAAACTGAAGTAACGTCATTTGAGCAGTAGCGTCTTGCATGGCAAGACGATCCGGAAAAAAATTCATATAACGTTGATCTCTAAAATTTTTGGATTTAGAATCTATTTCTTTTAGATCTAATAAATGAGAATATAAAATTTTCTCTGAATAAGTCAAGGGATGATCTATTATATTTCGAATTTTTTCAATTCGAAATTGAAAATTCGAATAAAAATTTCGAATCCTATCAAGATCAAAAATCATAAAATTATTTTTAATTAAATTGTAAATTTAAAAAATTGTATGACTTATGCAAGTTAATACGATATAGTAATTATGTTTTTTTTAAAAAAATATTTATTTTTTTATAAAAATCTAGAGGATTGTCTACATGAATCCAATGTTTCGCTTTTTTTATAGTTAAAATTTCCGCTTTTGGAAATAAATTGAGAATAGAATCATAATCTTTAGGAAGAAGATAATCTGAATTTTCTCCACGCAAAAAAAGTGAAGGCCCATTGTATGATCCATTTTCTATCTTCTGACGAATTAAACAATCATAATTTTTTTCAATTCCAAACAAAAAAAAACGAAATCCAAGTTTTCCATCTTTTTGTCTATGAGTACACTTGGAAAAAAACAATCGCATTTTTATATCAGGAATCCATGGTTTCAGAAAAGCATCAAGATCTTTTCTTGTTTTTATGGTATCAAAATTAACTTTTTTTAAGACATGAATTAAACTTTCTTGATCTGCATTTATATAAGCATTAGGACTGATATCCACAATGATAATTTTTTTTGGAATA
This sequence is a window from Blattabacterium cuenoti. Protein-coding genes within it:
- the sufB gene encoding Fe-S cluster assembly protein SufB, yielding MKENNKILKKFTESEYKYGFYTPIESDKIPVGLNEDIIRLITKKKNEPTWMLEWRLDSYHLWKKMKYPKWANIKYNVPKFQEISYYSAPKKKINLNKLEEVDPELIKTFEKLGVPIEERKTLSGVATDIVLDSVSLATTFQKKLRDKGIIFCSINDALKKCPEIVRKYLGSVVSKKDNFYAALNSAVFSDGSFCYIPKGIRCPMELSTYFRINENGTGQFERTLIIADQDSYVSYLEGCTAPQRKENQLHAAVVEIIALENSEVKYSTVQNWFPGNKKGEGGVFNFVTKRGLCEKKAKISWIQVETGSSITWKYPSCILKGDFSMGKFYSLALTKDFQQADTGTKMIHIGKQTKSVIISKGISTGKAQNSYRGLVKIGSQAIHSRNFSQCDSLLIGDQCGAHTFPYIHVYNNSTSQVEHEATTSKIGEEQIFYCNQRGIDTEKTISLIVHGFSSEILKKLPMEFAVEAKKLLEISLEGSVG
- a CDS encoding HesB/IscA family protein: MVFISEKAKSKLISLMKEEGFSHNVSFVRFGVKSGGCSGMSYELTFDQEKQKGDRLFQHQEMKILIDQNSIPYLEGTTLEYSDGLNGKGFYFKNPNAKHTCGCGKSFSS
- a CDS encoding DUF192 domain-containing protein, producing MKKIHVFFTLIVVLFFFISSSERSDDDFFLDPNMAVGDLLEIKFVKHGELYMKNKNSIIKKIDIELADRDTEKRNGLKYRSFLKENRGMLFLLNHQEEYKKIDMKNMRIPLDIIYINQFDTVFFVNKNVSPMREIEKIDFPSTIKYVLEINAGMSEKWGIKEGITKIAWFLNENNEN
- the lgt gene encoding prolipoprotein diacylglyceryl transferase; this translates as MKMLEYINWDPIHKFSLWKGFSIHIYSLMFIISFLLGWCIMKSIYKNENIHQKYLDPLLIYTFFGTLIGARLGQVLFYDFSYFSDHWIEALLPIRENNHHSLLGLIKGYEFIGYRGLSSHGATIGIILSSFFYSKKILKKSFIWICDRLCIAAAISASFIRIGNFFNSEIVGKPCNTKLPWAVKFVQMDTEYGEIVPRHPAQIYESISYLFIFLLLWYLYNRKKVDNGFLSGIFFTFLWSARFILEFLKEPQGKEVFNFLYLNTGQWLSIPCIIFGLFLLKLRIKEYFFS
- the yidD gene encoding membrane protein insertion efficiency factor YidD; translation: MIIIKNFFIKSIQLYQIGLSPWIGNNCRYIPTCSDYMILSLKRWNIFKAIFMGFKRIIKCYPWGNSGFDPPMI
- a CDS encoding aconitate hydratase; this translates as MIFDLDRIRNFYSNFQFRIEKIRNIIDHPLTYSEKILYSHLLDLKEIDSKSKNFRDQRYMNFFPDRLAMQDATAQMTLLQFMQTQKCKTFIPTTVHCDHLIYAKNGSKIDLENTIKENEEIYNFLKSASHKYGIDFWAPGSGIIHQVVLENYAFPGGMMIGTDSHTPNAGGLGMLAIGVGGSDAAEVMSGYFLELKFPKIIGVHLKGKMNGWTSPKDIILKLSGMIGVSGATNHIIEYFGKGTNHISCVGKATICNMGAEIGATASLFPYDVRMKNYLDKNGREKVSTMTEKIKDFLKADIEVDRNPYNYYDKVIEIDLNVLEPYINGPFTPDKATPISKMKEEALKNHWPTRIEIGLIGSCANSSFEDLSKAISIIQQAKDKKLKISSEYLVTPGSKKVYSLIKEKGFISDFQDIGAKIFSNACGPCIGQWFRKSSKNNVKNTIIHSFNRNFSSRNDGNPNTHAFIASPEIVTALVFSGDLTFDPRKDTLRNEIGEYVKFEEPKTMELPKRNFETEELGYEFPSEDKKKLSVIIKKNSKRLQILSPFPAWNGDHLLNVRLLMKIKGKCTTDHISMAGPWLKYRGHLEKISENLLIGAVNAFNHKRNKIKNVITGNYGTVPDMAKFYKSKNIPTLIVGEENYGEGSSREHAAMQPRFLGVRVVLVKSFSRIHETNLKKQGVLALTFLNSSDYQKIQEEDIFHFYIRDIQPKKNVDVELIHYNGDKEKIIVQHSYNERQIQWFKAGSSLNFIKKK
- a CDS encoding alpha/beta fold hydrolase; amino-acid sequence: MILRSKILGSGYPILVFHGLFGNGENWNSFAKEFDKDYEIHLIDIRNHGKSFFSEKMDYDVISKDILNYISYYELDHPILLGHSMGGRAVMKFSIKYSFIPKKIIIVDISPNAYINADQESLIHVLKKVNFDTIKTRKDLDAFLKPWIPDIKMRLFFSKCTHRQKDGKLGFRFFLFGIEKNYDCLIRQKIENGSYNGPSLFLRGENSDYLLPKDYDSILNLFPKAEILTIKKAKHWIHVDNPLDFYKKINIFLKKT